agagtgaaaacggacgttaaacgaaattatgatgatgatgatgatatctcataatagaagaagaaaataacagaactaagaacattaagtgacctgtggaaaggattaaagcacttctgctactctcggatacgttcagttcactcccgacgcagtaaagtgaCTGTCAGTGGAAAttgagttgatcgtttccgcactgactacttctgcggggaggctgttccagtggcggacgactctgttcgaggaaggaagtatggaggagggagggatgggagcgagaggttttattcttttcgttaatctttgttctctcgttccatctcatccttccacatgctcactgccacatatacttcactgctctgttacttaactttactttcagatcatttcactttactttcagattaaataagttaacttcctctgcattacgccacgtagggctacagcagatgcttttaaaattaggaacagcagactcttttaaaattaggaacagcagacgcttttaaaattaggaacagcagacgcttttaaaattaggaacagcagacacattataaattaggaacagcagacacattataaattaggaacagcagacacattataaattaggaagagtaatcacttaaattaacttgataaacaaacaaagattaacatgattctgaggggaagtaggcacccgtttattatatatatacatgtctctacatcatcaagaccccaagacccagaccaagcattcctaaacgtatactatagtcgcagcacatgagtctgaggtcttcgttatcgtgctctggcaacttgctattacacatgcacacacacatacagctacataatcagcgaccttattttttttttacaacagaggagtggccgaaaggtagagaagagctgtgtgggtggagcccctcacacgtgcgatgcatactccatacgagggcggacaaggcccctgtatatggatagcagctgtgcgggggagaagaactggagacgatacagaacgcccaacctcgaggaagctgatttagtgagagaagagataagaagtttccagttaagattttgagttaagaacagaccgaggatatttagttttgaagaattataaggtgacgTCTGTTtgtagttgaagaataggggataggtgtttggaagattgtgtcgagttgaaaggtggataaattagggttttgaggtattgaaggacagaaggttccttttatcccaatcggagatgatagcaaggtctgaggttaaggattctgcagcctcagccttgTAACCTAAAACAGATTTTTGcaacaatttcaataatatgattaatactgacaaatgtgccctatgcgtagactatcatataacatcgtagactCCATGATAccacgataattcacacctcagtctcgggtgccgcgacgagagccaaggctgttacacagagacggctttggcacagcaccactataactcctcctcctcatctctctcctttcctttccctcctctccctcctcactcaggcttagtgatgcggaagacgaagacgagaccctccttgtcacataaatagtttgggacgatgcgccgctccacctgaaggaattatgaccatcatttcaaatacgtgaccttctccccctggccagctcctgaccatctccttataccagagtgtcgtgacaggcgcccatacagtgaacagccccgccagacataaaccttgattagagtaaatgttttcttgtaccaatgttgccagatagttgtactcagcctcttatatatttaccaacttccgaccccaaaactgtctcctggggctcaataactagattcatttatatctgtcgttaaaatagtgaattcctgatgtttcttggcaatagttaggtgtcaaaaaacggtaaatactatgctctgagtacgataatctggcaacggtgctccctaccttcttccacttcccgtccgcctccagctggtccatgtaaggctccagcttgtccttgtaggaaggcacggtctgtaggtactcatggcgcatcacgatgatcacgaagcctcctggagtgccggagaggaggaaatcagttaatcattggggcatcTGCTAGGTGGCACgtcgtctagcccaccctaggaagaccacctcaaggtttactccaggcaaatctgaagtctctatgtaggctctttcccatcctaaacggcgcctaagttcgcctgtttgaaaagcctctcgtaaaagttgctgggattaccatgaactgttttgcgatcctatagtgatggttctacacgtctgtcacgatcttcaacgggaaaacccggtgaatcttctcagtggccttgggaaatagtcgtggcGGAAGATCGGCACGCCCAGGAACAATGCTAACCTACGGGTCCTCGCACGAGTATCTAAACTGAGGGTCCAGCTTCCAGCGCCTTCACCCACTCAGCGGAccttgcaaaacacacacacacacacacacacacacacacacacacacacacacacacacacacacactcaccagagccttcgcactcctactaaccatgaactttacatttcagcccggaatcgtgccaaatctattctccgacttaccaaaacatcttttcatcaatagaaaatgtcaacaccttgctttttttctaattcttcccgtgtcttctggcacttagccaataagatctccaccactttcacttcttcctctttcccttctctccttaacccttacgggagcactgccgtctcatctatctctaaggctgaactcttcgctcagactttctgtaagaactccaccctggacgattctgggcatattcctcctacataccccctctgactcctttttgt
This genomic window from Eriocheir sinensis breed Jianghai 21 chromosome 23, ASM2467909v1, whole genome shotgun sequence contains:
- the LOC127002500 gene encoding uncharacterized protein LOC127002500: MMKQRETGIYTNVFLEFIGSGHSTVPKDTYDLVVISGGMGEGHIPLSGLDDLVRVAKNGGFVIIVMRHEYLQTVPSYKDKLEPYMDQLEADGKWKKVERRIVPNYLCDKEGLVFVFRITKPE